One window of Akkermansia biwaensis genomic DNA carries:
- a CDS encoding phosphoethanolamine transferase produces the protein MAIPRTTTDSPARHLAKQHVWTAVLQALRAAFIPRRMRCLWTASLVAALVVNPYVLNDGQSVLMSCMGIVCSASLLCGVILLCLKYRFTAYAVLPAVILFNAGLYMMQMRYGVTLSLSVLASIAETNFQEACAFCTVGSIAGTLLLAGFIYLAIYWSRRSLHQTATWPALACIWGLYGVSLLLSIPAVSCSAEPLYLYYTSDKAKGWPLVDFVMAHKLVNEYVANDARQFNMLRELPSCAEPLSHCDAPDNLVVVFHMGESVRADHLPLNGYHRNTMPLLSREPNVVSFPHATSFGIVTRISAIGMFTDAELERRQPGHSSFIDLFNKHGFKSIRIMDLNGDSVHDYSLGILTRNCRVQKQTPPLHRTPDMMQERTSLVMEGCLEEYGNARQLYVIYNEGSHMAFSYPEKAARFTPARCNMDDPKAHLDETINAYDNSIVDLDASVHRMISRLKDRPAIYFYCSDHGVALGEKGKMFQGHTLPCVYRPAMFVWYSDAFAARYPDMVRALKANRLKAVSHDHIFHTLLSLAAIRSETVRPELNLAAPRAKETAVPIQPEVLADWQPFATATAAGL, from the coding sequence ATGGCAATACCCCGGACAACTACCGACTCTCCGGCACGGCACCTTGCAAAACAACACGTATGGACGGCGGTTTTGCAGGCTTTGCGTGCCGCGTTCATACCCCGCCGCATGCGCTGCCTGTGGACGGCCAGCCTCGTAGCGGCGCTGGTGGTCAATCCATATGTACTCAATGACGGTCAAAGCGTGCTGATGAGCTGCATGGGGATTGTCTGCTCCGCCAGCCTGCTCTGCGGCGTCATCCTGCTTTGCCTGAAATACCGCTTCACGGCTTACGCCGTTCTTCCGGCCGTCATCCTGTTCAATGCGGGCCTGTACATGATGCAAATGCGGTACGGAGTGACCCTGAGCCTCTCCGTCCTGGCCAGCATCGCAGAGACCAATTTCCAGGAAGCCTGCGCCTTCTGCACGGTCGGGTCCATAGCGGGAACGCTGCTGCTGGCCGGCTTTATCTACCTGGCCATTTACTGGAGCCGCCGTTCCCTTCACCAGACGGCCACATGGCCCGCCCTTGCCTGCATCTGGGGCCTTTACGGCGTTTCCCTTCTTTTGAGTATTCCGGCCGTCTCCTGCAGCGCGGAACCCCTCTACCTCTATTATACTTCCGACAAGGCGAAGGGCTGGCCGCTGGTAGATTTTGTAATGGCCCACAAGCTGGTCAACGAATACGTCGCAAATGACGCCAGGCAGTTCAACATGCTCCGGGAGCTTCCGTCCTGCGCGGAGCCGCTTTCCCACTGTGATGCACCGGACAATCTGGTCGTCGTCTTCCACATGGGCGAGAGTGTCCGGGCCGACCATCTCCCCCTGAACGGCTACCACCGCAACACAATGCCACTGCTCTCCCGTGAGCCCAACGTCGTATCCTTCCCCCACGCCACCTCCTTCGGCATCGTTACGCGCATTTCCGCCATCGGCATGTTTACGGATGCGGAACTGGAGCGGCGCCAGCCCGGCCATTCCTCCTTCATTGACCTTTTCAACAAGCACGGCTTCAAATCCATCCGCATCATGGACCTGAACGGGGATTCCGTACACGACTATTCCCTGGGCATCCTGACCCGGAACTGCCGGGTGCAGAAACAAACGCCGCCGCTTCACCGGACACCGGACATGATGCAGGAGCGCACTTCCCTGGTAATGGAGGGATGCCTGGAAGAGTACGGGAACGCCAGACAACTGTACGTCATTTACAACGAGGGCAGCCACATGGCGTTTTCCTATCCGGAAAAAGCCGCCCGTTTCACTCCGGCCCGCTGCAACATGGACGACCCCAAGGCGCATCTGGACGAAACGATCAATGCCTACGACAATTCCATCGTGGACCTTGACGCCTCCGTGCACCGCATGATCAGTCGCCTGAAAGACCGGCCCGCCATTTATTTCTACTGTTCCGACCACGGCGTGGCCCTGGGAGAAAAAGGAAAAATGTTCCAGGGCCACACGCTCCCCTGCGTTTACCGCCCTGCCATGTTCGTCTGGTATTCGGACGCTTTCGCCGCGCGTTACCCGGACATGGTGCGCGCCCTGAAGGCCAACCGCCTGAAAGCCGTTTCACACGACCATATTTTCCATACCCTCCTGTCCCTGGCGGCCATCCGCTCAGAGACCGTGCGGCCGGAATTGAACCTGGCCGCCCCGCGGGCAAAGGAAACCGCCGTTCCCATCCAGCCGGAAGTGCTGGCAGACTGGCAGCCGTTCGCAACGGCCACGGCAGCCGGCCTGTGA
- a CDS encoding tetratricopeptide repeat protein, with translation MEETLKNDGEDSSGLKKRARRIEQMNQLLSELLKIISNAENMEQLQSFLQPYQTRLNASPVVKQFLESYLAVEPYIHPLKKDPSFLDSFLQEPVEKVQARIISISPHSKMSRYLRTHAWDNIRMGAEIFKLDDTYKNNPSLALQRLEKSFSKYTSYASRQLLLLLKGRFFAEQGEWDKARQALNQAIPMDPLSGNAGEAKKLLQSLSSNRVRLQELFYLKRRGNQEIDDEWDKLLLIETSGNVFFNFSTFDEYFN, from the coding sequence ATGGAAGAAACGCTGAAAAACGACGGCGAAGATTCCAGCGGATTAAAAAAACGCGCTCGCCGTATTGAGCAGATGAACCAGCTTTTGAGTGAACTTCTCAAAATCATCTCCAACGCAGAAAACATGGAACAGCTGCAATCATTCCTCCAGCCTTATCAAACACGGCTCAATGCCTCTCCTGTAGTAAAGCAGTTCCTGGAATCTTACCTGGCTGTGGAACCATACATCCACCCCCTGAAAAAGGACCCCTCCTTCCTGGATTCATTTCTACAAGAGCCAGTGGAAAAAGTGCAGGCCCGAATTATTTCCATTTCTCCCCATTCCAAAATGTCCCGTTACCTGCGTACGCATGCCTGGGACAATATCCGCATGGGGGCAGAGATTTTCAAATTGGACGACACTTATAAAAATAATCCGTCACTAGCCCTTCAACGTCTGGAAAAATCTTTCTCCAAATACACCTCTTATGCATCCCGTCAGTTGCTGCTGTTGCTCAAAGGCCGTTTTTTTGCGGAACAAGGAGAGTGGGACAAAGCCCGGCAGGCTTTGAACCAGGCAATCCCCATGGACCCTCTTTCCGGCAATGCCGGGGAAGCCAAAAAACTGCTTCAATCACTTTCCTCCAACCGGGTGCGTCTGCAGGAACTTTTTTATTTGAAACGTCGGGGAAACCAGGAAATAGATGACGAATGGGATAAACTATTGCTCATAGAAACGTCAGGAAATGTATTTTTCAATTTTTCCACCTTTGACGAATACTTCAATTAG
- a CDS encoding aspartate aminotransferase family protein: protein MNTEEKFNQYVLHTYGRYPMAAVRGEGARLWDSTGKCYLDFCAGIATCVLGHCHPVVTQALQKQAATLVHCSNLYQIPQQADLAEFIVTKCVERPGKVFFSNSGAESNDGLIKVARRYGHRRPQPDGKPRFEVLTFNKSFHGRTLGSMSATGQDKIKIGFDPMLPGFRHLPFNDLETAREAISPETVAFLLEPVQGEGGVNSVTPEFLRGLAELCREHDLLLLIDEVQCGFGRCGNIMGWRAVAPDVEPDGVSWAKALGGGFPIGGFWISDRAIDESGTELSSIMDPGSHGSTYGGNPLAATVSLAVLREVVSEGLPERAHRLGTEIRAEIESWNLPVVQGVRGLGLLLGIGLNPEMVDAPEGKTIASVVVESLRQEGLLSVPAGPETVRLLPPLNVSEEEVQQALAIIRRVLKTYVK from the coding sequence ATGAATACAGAAGAGAAATTCAACCAGTACGTACTTCACACTTATGGCCGCTATCCCATGGCAGCCGTTCGCGGAGAAGGCGCCCGTCTGTGGGACAGCACGGGCAAGTGCTATCTGGATTTCTGTGCCGGCATCGCCACCTGCGTGCTAGGGCATTGTCATCCCGTTGTCACACAGGCCCTGCAGAAGCAGGCCGCCACGCTGGTGCACTGTTCCAACCTGTACCAGATTCCCCAGCAGGCGGATCTGGCGGAGTTCATCGTGACCAAGTGCGTGGAGCGTCCGGGAAAGGTGTTTTTCTCCAACAGCGGGGCGGAGTCCAATGACGGGCTGATCAAGGTGGCGCGCCGCTATGGCCACCGGCGCCCCCAGCCGGACGGCAAACCGCGCTTTGAGGTGCTTACGTTCAACAAGTCCTTCCACGGCAGAACCTTGGGCAGCATGTCCGCCACGGGGCAGGACAAGATCAAGATCGGCTTTGATCCGATGTTGCCGGGGTTCCGGCACCTGCCCTTCAATGATTTGGAGACGGCGCGCGAGGCCATCAGCCCGGAAACGGTCGCGTTCCTGTTGGAACCCGTTCAGGGCGAGGGCGGCGTCAATTCCGTGACGCCGGAGTTCCTGCGCGGGCTGGCTGAGCTATGCAGGGAGCATGACCTTCTTTTACTGATTGACGAAGTCCAGTGCGGCTTTGGCCGCTGCGGCAATATCATGGGATGGCGCGCTGTGGCCCCGGACGTGGAGCCGGACGGCGTTTCCTGGGCAAAAGCCCTGGGCGGCGGCTTCCCGATCGGCGGCTTCTGGATTTCCGACCGCGCCATTGACGAGAGCGGCACGGAGCTTTCCTCCATCATGGACCCCGGCTCCCACGGTTCCACTTACGGCGGCAATCCTCTTGCCGCCACGGTCAGCCTGGCCGTTCTCCGGGAAGTCGTTTCCGAAGGGCTGCCGGAACGCGCCCACCGGCTGGGTACGGAAATCCGTGCGGAGATAGAGTCCTGGAACCTGCCCGTGGTGCAGGGGGTGCGCGGATTGGGGCTGCTGCTGGGCATCGGCCTGAATCCGGAAATGGTGGACGCGCCGGAAGGCAAGACAATTGCCTCCGTCGTTGTGGAGTCCCTGCGGCAGGAAGGTTTGCTTTCCGTTCCCGCCGGACCGGAAACGGTGCGCCTTCTGCCCCCCCTGAACGTCAGTGAAGAGGAGGTTCAGCAGGCGCTCGCCATCATCAGGCGCGTGCTCAAGACGTACGTGAAGTAA
- a CDS encoding beta-N-acetylhexosaminidase, which produces MNLRHLFLTASSTAAPFCWGAPSAPVREAPCIIPRPASLEFKAGQPGFALKDGGVKLPAGHPLSVQAERLFRENGVKTAMVEQGADIAFTEDKSLGGEGYRLTVTLDSISIDCGAANGGLHALQSLMQSIVKDGGGAPALAALEVRDQPRFSWRGIMMDSCRHMMPVRDIKKVLDLMSRYKFNILHWHLTDDQGWRLPVAKYPRLTETGGTRAQSPVTGNRSKPDGKPYSGHYTAEEIRDVVQYAKDRGITVIPEVELPGHASAAIAAYPELGNADIPDYAPKVQETWGVHPYTFAPTEKTFRFLEDVIDEVCRLFPDSPYIHIGGDEAPKDQWKQSPTAQQVMKDKGLKNEHELQSYFVRRVEKMINAHGKRLIGWDEIQEGGLSPTATMMVWRSWMPNSARHALEQGNDIVMTPNSHLYFDYDQGPGKPAAAEYETINNDSLTWQHVYSLEPVPPGTPKAREKQVLGCQANVWAEYIPNLPKWEYQVFPRALALAEVAWTPRELKNEQDFRLRLERQLPFLDARGVNYKRPDNGAPARPDAVITRELR; this is translated from the coding sequence ATGAATCTCAGGCATCTTTTCCTCACTGCTTCATCCACCGCGGCCCCTTTCTGCTGGGGCGCCCCTTCCGCCCCCGTCCGGGAGGCTCCCTGCATCATTCCGCGGCCCGCTTCACTGGAATTCAAGGCCGGACAGCCCGGTTTTGCGCTGAAAGACGGCGGCGTGAAACTTCCGGCGGGGCACCCCCTTTCCGTACAGGCGGAGCGCCTTTTCCGGGAAAACGGCGTCAAAACGGCAATGGTTGAACAGGGCGCGGACATTGCCTTTACGGAAGACAAATCCCTGGGCGGCGAAGGCTACCGCCTGACCGTCACCCTGGATTCCATCTCCATTGACTGCGGCGCGGCCAACGGCGGCCTCCATGCCCTGCAAAGCCTCATGCAGAGCATCGTCAAAGACGGCGGCGGCGCTCCTGCATTGGCCGCGCTGGAGGTAAGGGACCAGCCCCGCTTCTCCTGGCGCGGCATCATGATGGACAGTTGCCGCCACATGATGCCCGTGCGGGACATCAAGAAAGTGCTGGACCTGATGTCCAGGTACAAATTCAACATCCTGCACTGGCACCTGACGGACGACCAGGGATGGAGGCTTCCCGTTGCCAAATACCCCAGGCTCACGGAAACAGGGGGGACCCGTGCGCAATCTCCCGTGACCGGCAACCGCAGCAAGCCGGACGGCAAGCCCTATTCCGGTCATTACACGGCGGAGGAAATCAGGGACGTGGTCCAGTACGCAAAGGACCGGGGTATCACCGTCATTCCGGAGGTGGAACTGCCCGGGCATGCCTCCGCAGCTATCGCCGCCTATCCGGAGCTGGGAAACGCGGACATCCCGGATTACGCCCCGAAAGTGCAGGAAACCTGGGGAGTCCACCCCTACACGTTCGCCCCCACGGAAAAAACCTTCCGCTTTCTGGAAGACGTCATTGACGAAGTGTGCCGCCTGTTCCCAGACAGTCCGTACATCCACATCGGCGGGGATGAAGCCCCCAAGGACCAGTGGAAGCAATCCCCCACGGCTCAACAAGTCATGAAAGACAAGGGCCTGAAAAATGAGCACGAGCTCCAGAGCTACTTCGTCAGAAGGGTGGAAAAAATGATCAACGCCCACGGCAAAAGGCTGATCGGCTGGGATGAAATCCAGGAAGGGGGGCTTTCCCCGACCGCCACCATGATGGTCTGGCGAAGCTGGATGCCGAACAGCGCCAGGCATGCCCTGGAACAGGGCAACGACATCGTGATGACACCCAACAGCCACCTGTACTTTGACTATGACCAGGGACCCGGAAAACCCGCCGCCGCGGAATACGAAACCATCAACAACGACTCTCTCACCTGGCAGCACGTGTACTCCCTGGAACCCGTCCCACCGGGGACGCCGAAAGCCCGGGAAAAACAGGTCCTGGGCTGCCAGGCCAACGTCTGGGCGGAATACATCCCCAACCTGCCGAAGTGGGAATACCAGGTTTTTCCCCGCGCTCTGGCGCTGGCGGAAGTAGCCTGGACGCCGCGCGAATTGAAGAACGAGCAGGACTTCCGGCTACGGCTGGAACGCCAGCTCCCGTTCCTGGACGCCCGCGGCGTGAACTACAAGAGGCCGGACAACGGCGCCCCCGCACGCCCGGATGCCGTCATCACCCGGGAACTCCGCTGA
- a CDS encoding alkaline phosphatase: protein MTLLLRVLACALLLVPPQLPAADTQSFISEKPYPVANIREPEQHLPVNNVILMIGDGMGIHHLSAAWAANRGRLFIENCPVTGIAKTWCRDKLVTDSAAAGTAMATGTKTLYKRVATCPEGNKLDSLIDKAKDMEKSTGVVVTCELNDATPAAFCANNEKRSDSYGIIGDYPRSRADFIFGGGSKYFTQRPDGRDIFKEMGALGYKIARSWEEAAALPPGKTLAVVAPGNLPPPGKRGAVLRQATLKALETLSRNPRGFFLMVEGSNIDKAAHHGKLAEMMEEIFDFDRTAGTVLEWAARHPGTLVVITADHNTGAFSLSGGNLEKGEITALFSSGNHDGVAVPVYAFGSGSGAFTGIYENTDIFRKIMAAMKGEENKAVPVKKDS from the coding sequence ATGACTCTCCTGTTGCGTGTCCTGGCCTGTGCCCTGCTGCTTGTTCCGCCCCAGCTTCCGGCGGCGGATACGCAGAGTTTTATATCGGAAAAGCCCTACCCTGTGGCGAACATCCGGGAGCCGGAACAGCACTTGCCCGTCAACAACGTCATCCTGATGATCGGGGACGGCATGGGCATCCACCACCTTTCCGCGGCGTGGGCCGCCAACCGGGGACGCCTGTTCATTGAAAACTGCCCGGTGACGGGCATTGCGAAAACCTGGTGCCGGGACAAGCTGGTCACGGACTCGGCCGCGGCGGGAACCGCCATGGCGACGGGGACCAAGACACTTTACAAAAGGGTGGCCACATGTCCGGAGGGCAACAAGCTGGACTCCCTGATCGACAAGGCGAAAGACATGGAAAAGTCAACGGGCGTGGTCGTCACCTGCGAACTGAATGACGCCACCCCGGCAGCCTTCTGCGCCAATAATGAAAAAAGATCCGACTCCTACGGCATCATCGGCGACTATCCACGCTCCCGTGCCGACTTCATCTTCGGCGGCGGAAGCAAATATTTTACCCAGAGGCCGGACGGGAGGGACATCTTCAAGGAAATGGGGGCCCTGGGCTATAAAATCGCCCGTTCCTGGGAGGAAGCCGCCGCCCTGCCGCCGGGAAAAACGCTCGCCGTCGTAGCTCCGGGGAACCTGCCCCCTCCCGGCAAAAGGGGCGCCGTACTCCGCCAGGCCACGCTGAAAGCCCTGGAAACCCTCTCCCGCAACCCCAGGGGATTCTTCCTGATGGTGGAAGGCTCCAACATCGACAAGGCGGCCCACCATGGCAAACTGGCGGAAATGATGGAGGAAATCTTCGACTTTGACCGGACGGCGGGAACAGTGCTGGAATGGGCGGCGCGTCATCCCGGCACGCTGGTGGTTATCACGGCGGACCACAACACCGGCGCTTTCTCCCTTTCCGGGGGCAATCTGGAAAAAGGGGAAATCACGGCCTTGTTCTCTTCCGGCAACCATGACGGAGTGGCCGTTCCCGTTTACGCCTTCGGCTCCGGAAGCGGCGCCTTCACCGGCATCTATGAAAACACGGACATTTTCCGCAAAATCATGGCGGCCATGAAAGGGGAGGAAAACAAGGCTGTTCCCGTCAAAAAAGACTCTTGA
- a CDS encoding M42 family metallopeptidase, which produces MNLELLRQVCATPGAPGFEDKIRDFIIQEVAPLVDAIRVDNMGSVIAIVEGKDTEKTMMAAAHMDEIGFMVRHIDDKGFIKFLPLGGFDAKTLTAQRVIVHGKKDLIGVMGVKPIHVMSPAERTKLPEVTDFFIDLGMSKEEVEKYVSVGDSVTRERDLVEMGDCVNVKSLDNRAGCYVLIEALRAIKASKKKPSCNFVAAFTVQEEVGLRGAQAGTLDILPDFSIALDVTIACDIPGTPAHDQVSRLGEGAAIKLYDGSIIADRRMVQFMKATAEANKIKWQVEMLPAGGTDAGAMQKFVPGGSIAGAISVPTRNVHQVIEMASKSDLDAAVDLLAACAMNVDKWDWSWNSVNQCQSVCDKPAKASKAAAKTGKAAAKKKKAK; this is translated from the coding sequence ATGAATTTGGAACTGCTTCGTCAGGTTTGCGCAACTCCGGGCGCTCCGGGGTTTGAAGACAAAATCCGCGACTTCATCATTCAGGAAGTGGCGCCCCTCGTAGACGCCATACGCGTGGACAACATGGGCAGCGTGATCGCCATTGTGGAAGGCAAGGATACGGAAAAAACCATGATGGCCGCCGCCCACATGGACGAAATCGGCTTCATGGTCCGCCACATCGACGACAAAGGGTTCATCAAATTCCTGCCCCTGGGCGGATTTGACGCCAAGACGCTGACCGCCCAGCGCGTGATCGTACACGGGAAAAAGGACCTCATCGGCGTCATGGGCGTCAAGCCCATCCATGTGATGTCCCCCGCGGAACGCACCAAGCTTCCGGAAGTGACCGACTTTTTCATCGATCTGGGCATGAGCAAGGAAGAAGTGGAAAAATACGTCTCCGTGGGCGACTCCGTCACCCGCGAACGGGATCTGGTGGAAATGGGCGACTGCGTGAACGTCAAATCCCTGGACAACCGCGCCGGATGCTACGTACTCATTGAAGCCCTCCGCGCCATCAAGGCTTCCAAAAAGAAACCCTCCTGCAACTTCGTGGCCGCATTCACCGTGCAGGAGGAAGTGGGCCTGAGAGGCGCGCAGGCCGGCACGCTGGACATCCTGCCGGACTTCTCCATCGCGCTGGACGTCACCATCGCCTGCGACATTCCCGGCACCCCGGCGCACGACCAGGTCTCCCGCCTGGGCGAAGGCGCGGCCATCAAGCTCTATGACGGCTCCATCATCGCGGACCGCCGCATGGTGCAGTTCATGAAAGCCACCGCGGAAGCCAACAAGATCAAATGGCAGGTGGAAATGCTGCCCGCAGGCGGAACGGACGCCGGAGCCATGCAGAAATTCGTGCCCGGCGGCTCCATCGCCGGCGCCATCTCCGTTCCCACCCGCAACGTCCACCAGGTCATTGAAATGGCCAGCAAGAGCGACTTGGACGCGGCCGTGGACCTGCTGGCCGCCTGCGCCATGAATGTGGACAAGTGGGACTGGTCCTGGAACTCCGTCAATCAATGCCAGAGCGTCTGCGACAAACCGGCCAAGGCATCCAAGGCCGCTGCCAAGACCGGCAAAGCCGCCGCCAAGAAAAAGAAGGCCAAGTAA
- a CDS encoding MFS transporter has protein sequence MVFVLLALFLGQFGSGVYDLVFSNFLRDAQHLDVEMRGFIELPRELPGILSLFVVGMLFMFNEVRMAGVACLLMFGGMYALALCGPGTGLWVLSAWILTVSLGQHVLMGMIDTIVIHTARPENRSLRLGQMKALGTAASLLGALCVWIKWKFNQSFAVDFFIMGGVCLLAAVLLSRVKTPVFPKRRGWRECFVFKRRYTVYYGLEILHGIRKQLYLTFGFWLMVSTLGQSPEHIGKTLLIAGVVGLGTQPLIGWSIKRFGERNVTIFDSIALSLLCLAYAFAPGLLPSHWAVAVVTTCFVLDNLLFALGMARSTYVARICERPEEITPSIYTGLAINHVASISYGVLGGLIWMSTGGPQAVFLIGGLATAGAGLVARHMDAPPRKGEA, from the coding sequence ATGGTGTTTGTGCTGCTGGCCCTGTTCCTGGGGCAGTTCGGGAGTGGCGTGTATGATTTGGTGTTCAGCAATTTCCTGCGGGACGCCCAGCATCTGGACGTGGAGATGCGCGGGTTTATCGAACTGCCGCGGGAGCTGCCCGGCATCCTTTCCCTGTTTGTGGTCGGCATGCTTTTCATGTTCAATGAGGTGCGCATGGCCGGCGTGGCCTGCCTGCTGATGTTCGGCGGTATGTATGCGCTGGCCCTGTGCGGTCCCGGAACCGGGCTGTGGGTTTTGTCCGCGTGGATTCTGACGGTGAGCCTGGGCCAGCACGTTCTGATGGGGATGATCGATACCATCGTGATTCATACGGCGCGGCCCGAGAACCGTAGCCTGAGGCTGGGGCAGATGAAGGCGCTCGGCACGGCGGCTTCTCTGCTGGGGGCTTTATGCGTCTGGATCAAGTGGAAGTTCAACCAGTCCTTTGCCGTGGATTTTTTCATCATGGGCGGCGTGTGCCTGCTGGCGGCCGTGCTCCTGAGCCGGGTGAAGACGCCCGTGTTTCCCAAGCGCCGCGGGTGGCGGGAATGTTTTGTTTTCAAGCGCAGGTACACCGTTTATTACGGGCTGGAGATTTTGCACGGCATCCGCAAGCAGCTGTATCTTACATTCGGGTTCTGGCTGATGGTCAGTACGCTGGGTCAGTCTCCGGAGCATATCGGGAAGACCCTGCTGATTGCCGGAGTGGTCGGTCTGGGAACGCAGCCTTTGATCGGGTGGAGTATCAAGAGGTTCGGGGAGAGGAATGTCACGATTTTCGACAGCATTGCACTGTCCCTGCTGTGCCTGGCTTACGCGTTTGCCCCCGGGCTGCTGCCTTCGCACTGGGCCGTGGCGGTAGTGACCACCTGTTTCGTTCTGGATAACCTGCTGTTTGCGCTCGGCATGGCCCGCAGCACGTATGTGGCCCGCATTTGCGAGAGGCCGGAGGAGATCACGCCCAGTATTTACACAGGGCTGGCCATCAACCATGTGGCCTCCATTTCCTACGGCGTTTTGGGCGGCCTGATCTGGATGAGCACGGGCGGTCCGCAGGCCGTATTCCTGATAGGCGGCCTGGCTACGGCCGGAGCCGGCCTGGTGGCGCGGCACATGGATGCGCCGCCACGGAAGGGCGAAGCATAG
- a CDS encoding rubrerythrin family protein produces MTKTIENLKAAIIGESTASATYAAYAAKAAQEGQPLIQKLFEAASKAESVHAANHNKVLEKLGANMDPFDIQIHVGSTAENLKAAIAGETHEFESMYPEFIAAAEEEGQKAAVRSFTWATEAEKEHAEFYAAALQALENGDTSALPGQYWICLVCGDTFKSLEGVEACPLCGTKAEKFLVIG; encoded by the coding sequence ATGACCAAGACCATAGAAAATCTGAAAGCCGCCATTATTGGCGAAAGCACCGCCTCCGCCACTTATGCGGCCTATGCAGCCAAAGCTGCTCAAGAAGGGCAGCCTCTCATCCAGAAACTGTTTGAAGCCGCTTCCAAGGCTGAATCCGTCCATGCCGCCAACCACAACAAGGTACTGGAAAAACTCGGAGCCAACATGGACCCCTTTGACATTCAGATTCATGTAGGCTCCACGGCGGAAAACCTGAAAGCCGCCATCGCCGGGGAAACTCATGAATTTGAAAGCATGTATCCGGAATTTATCGCCGCAGCGGAGGAAGAAGGACAGAAGGCCGCCGTCCGTTCCTTCACCTGGGCCACGGAAGCGGAAAAGGAACATGCCGAATTTTACGCAGCCGCCCTCCAGGCCCTGGAAAACGGAGACACCAGCGCCCTGCCCGGACAATACTGGATCTGCCTTGTGTGCGGGGACACCTTCAAATCTCTGGAAGGTGTGGAAGCCTGCCCCCTCTGCGGCACCAAGGCTGAAAAATTCCTCGTCATTGGATAA
- the mscL gene encoding large conductance mechanosensitive channel protein MscL, translating into MAHFLNPKGFLEEFKAFALKGNVIDLAVAVVIGGAFNKIVSVFVSSIITPIIGYLTSGVNLAFLTLKLGDVELRYGELLQATIDFLIIAFSIFLAIKLIGAMHRKQAETPAAPAPKPDDVVLLEQIRDILQKQTETK; encoded by the coding sequence ATGGCACATTTTCTTAACCCCAAGGGATTCCTGGAAGAATTCAAGGCTTTTGCGCTGAAAGGCAACGTCATTGACCTGGCCGTGGCCGTCGTCATTGGCGGCGCGTTCAATAAAATCGTCTCCGTATTCGTTTCCAGCATCATCACGCCCATCATCGGCTACCTCACGTCCGGCGTGAACCTTGCGTTCCTGACCCTCAAGCTGGGAGACGTGGAACTCCGGTACGGAGAACTGCTCCAGGCTACCATTGACTTCCTGATCATCGCCTTCTCCATCTTCCTCGCCATCAAACTGATCGGTGCCATGCACCGCAAGCAGGCGGAAACACCCGCCGCGCCCGCACCCAAGCCGGATGACGTCGTCCTGCTGGAACAAATCCGCGACATTCTTCAGAAACAGACGGAAACCAAATAG